ATATGATATTCAATAGCATACTTTATCAAAAAACGGAAGAAAGTATAAAACAGGAAGCCCTTGAAGCGCCCGTCTTCTTTGCTGATTTGAATCTTGATCAGATTATTGACGCCGCTACGACCGGCAAGAAGGAATATCATTTAAAACCTTTTTTTTACGCTTCCTTGAACAATATCGACTCTATTCTATATCGTCATGAAATATTCCGGGACCTAGAAAACAGCGAGCTGTTCGGGAATATTCGATCATTCGCTCAAAAAATGCGTGCAATGCGTGAGCATCATGCCCAGGCGAACAAGCTTTACTACAAATACCAGAAGGAGAGCTGGTTTCTGGACGCGGTTGAGATTTATTGCGACGCCGTTAATGTCCTGGTTCACGATCTATCTCTTGCAAATGTAAAATCGCGCGGTTTCCTGGCCCTCCGCGAATATGTGACTAAGTATGCCGTTTCCGAGCACTTTACATCGCTCATGGCGGAGACGAAGAAGCTTAAGACTGACCTGGCGTCGGTGCGATATTGCGTTCTTATCAAAACCGGCAGCTTCACGGTCCGCAAATGCAAATCCGAGACCGATTACACCGCCGAGGTCGAGGCGACATTTGAAAAGTTCAAGCAGGGAGCAGTTAATGATTACCGGGCAAAGTTTACCGAGTCGGCGGAGATGAACCATGTCGAAGCGAAAGCGCTGGATTTTGTAGCGCAACTGTATCCGGAGATTTTCTTACGTCTTGATGATTATCGGTGGAGAAACATCGATTACCTGGATGAAACTATCGGCGTCTTCGACCGGGAAATACAATTTTACGTCGCCTGGCTTGAGTTTGTCCCCCTGTTCAAACAAGCGGGATTGAACTTCTGTTATCCTCGGATATCCGATACGGATAAAGAAGTTTACGATTACGAAGGGTTCGATCTGGCCCTGGCCCACAGGCTTATTGGTGAAAAGTCGTCCATAGTCTGGAATGATTTTTACCTGAAAGGCAAGGAACGCATATTTGTCGTGTCCGGTCCGAACCAGGGCGGGAAGACAACCTTCGCACGCGGGTTCGGGCAACTGCATTATCTGGCCTGCCTGGGCTGTCCGGTTCCCGGCAGAGAGGCACGGCTTTTCCTTTTCGACAGGCTCTTTACCCATTTTGAAAAGGAAGAAACCATCAATAATCTGCGCGGCAAGCTGCAGGACGACCTGGTCAGAGTTCACGATATTCTGAGCCAGTCAACACCGAACAGCATTATCATCATGAATGAGATTTTCACGTCCACAACGTTGCAGGACGCTGTCTTCCTGAGCGAAAAGGTAATGGAAAAGATCATCAAACTGGGCCTGCTCTGCGTCTGGGTGTCCTTTATCGAAGAACTCGCGTCCTTCTCCGAGCAGACCGTAAGCATGGTCAGCACGATAGTTCCCGAAAATCCGGCCTTGCGAACGTTCAAAATTATAAGAAAGCGGGCAGACGGACTCGCTTATGCGATTTCGATAGCTGAAAAGTACCGGCTGACCTACGAGCACTTAAAGGAGCGCATCAAATCATGAAAGCGTTCCTCATGTACAAAGACAGGGATTTCGACGCGAAGCGGGAATTGCCATGGAATGCGCAGGCCTTGACCCAGGACCTGGAGTTGAACACGCTGTTCGACGCCATGGCGCTTGGGGACAAGTTCTTGCTTGAAGTGGCAAGGAAAGCCGTGTTTTTGAGCGCAACTGATCCGGACGCGATACGTTACCGCCAGGACATTCTGAAGGATTGCCTCAAGAACTCTTCCACGGTAAAAGAAATCTACAATCTTGTCGTTCAAACGCTCGAAGGCGAGAAAAAGGTTTATTGGGGCTTCTTCACCAAATACCCCGCAGGGATACTGAGTGACTCGATCTCAGTCATGCAGTTTTTCGTGACCATGCTAAAACAGCTCAGAGCAATCGCCGATGATCACGGCCAGAAGTTCGATTCAGCAGGGTTTACGACGCTGTTCACGATGCTCAAGAAAGAACTCACCGATGAATACTTTGCGGGCATCCAGGACCATTTACGCGAACTCAAATTCCGGGATGGGGTCTTGATCAGCGCCGGGTTAGGAAAAGGCACTAAAGGGATCAATTATATACTTCGTAAATCGCGTGAAAAAGAGCAAAGCAAGTGGGACAGGTTCGTTGCCGAGTACTTGCTTCCCCGACTTCAGGACAATGAACATCCCTGGCTGAAACGGCTCTTTGCGCATAAGACCCCGGCCTACACCTTCTATCTCCATCCCCGAGACGAGGCCGGAGCTCGTGCGCTGGGAGAGCTGAGAGACCGGGGCATTCACCTTGTTGCGAATGCGCTCGCCCAGTCTTCGGACCATATTCGGGGCTTTTTCATGATACTCAGGACGGAACTGGCCTTTTACATAGGTTGCCTCAATCTTCATGAACAACTGTCCCGGATGGGTGAACCGTTATGCTTCCCAATACCCCTGTCACTCGAAGAGCGCGAGCATTCCTTGAGAGGACTGTACGATGTCTGTCTGGCCTTGAAGATGAAACGAAGAATCGTTGGAAACGACATGCGTGCGGGCGATAAAAAACTCGTGATCGTGACGGGCGCGAATCAGGGCGGAAAGTCCACGTTCCTGCGGAGCATCGGCCTCGCTCAACTGATGATGCAGTGCGGCATGTTCGTCCCGGCGGAGTCGTTATCGGCCAACGTGTGCGACGGCCTTTTCACTCACTACAAACGGGAAGAAGACGTTGCCATGAAAAGCGGAAAGCTGGACGAAGAATTGAGCAGAATGAGCGATATTGTAGACAAGATGACGCCGAATCCTGTTATCCTTTTTAATGAATCCTTTGCCGCGACAAATGAGCGGGAAGGCTCGGAGCTCGCAAGCCAGATCGTGTCAGCGTTATTGGAAAAAGGAATAAAAATATTTTTCGTTACGCATTTATACACCCTTGCGCGCGGGTTTCACGACAAGAAGCCGGGGAATGCCGTTTTCCTTCGGGCTGAAAGGCAGGCAGATGGGCGGCGAACGTTTAAATTAATCGAAGGGGAACCGCTGCAAACCAGTTTCGGCGCTGATGTGTATAAAGCGATATTCGGCAATGCGTCGTAGTTTTTGCTATGTAATTGCTATAATGGAAAAAGCATGAAAGTTAAAAGATACATTAAGTCGATAGTAAATTCGAGGACGGTATCATATTGACGAAAAGATGACCACAACAAAAAAAAACCACATCTAAAGAGGAGGAGCTAATGTTAAAGATCAAAAAGCTCGTGGCCCGGGAGATCCTTGATTCACGGGGCAATCCCACGGTCGAGGTTGATGTAATTCTGGACAACGGCGTCATGGGCCGGGCGGCGGTCCCCTCAGGCGCATCAACCGGCAGCAAGGAAGCGGTGGAACTCCGGGACAACGACAAAAAGCGGTACTTGGGCAAGGGCGTTCTCAAGGCAGTAGAAAACGTGAACAAGGTAATTGCACCTGAGCTTGCCGGCAAGAATCCGGAGGACCAGAACGCACTTGATTCGCTCATGATCAAGCTCGACGGCACGGCGAACAAGGGTAAGCTCGGCGCGAATGCGATACTTGGCGTCTCACTCGCCGTCGCAAAAGCGGCAGCGCAGAACAGGGGCTTATCTGTTTTCCGGTACCTCGGCGGCGAAGCGGCGACCCGCCTGCCGATACCGTTCTTCAACATCCTGAACGGCGGCAAGCACGCGGACAACAACGTGGATATCCAGGAGTTCATGATCTCGCCCGTTGGGGCTGAGTCTTTCAGGGAAGCGCTCAGGATGGCAGCAGAGACGTACCATACCCTGAAGGCGGTCTTGAAATCAAAAGGCCTGAGCACTGCAGTCGGCGACGAGGGCGGATTCGCGCCTAATCTTTCCTCCAATGAAGAAGCGATCCGGATCATCATCGCAGCGATAGAAAAAGCGGGATACAAGCCGGGCAGCGATATTTCCATAGTCCTGGACCCCGCAGCGAGCGAGTTTTATCAGGACGGCAAGTATGTCCTGAAGGCGGACAACAGCAAATTGACCTCGAAAGAAATGGTCGGCTACTATGCGAACCTGATCTCAAAATATCCGATCATCTCCATTGAAGACGGACTTGCCGAGGACGATTGGGACGGCTGGCAGATCATGACGAAAGAACTGGGAAAGAAGATCCAACTCACGGGAGACGACATATTCGTCACGAACCCGAAGATACTGGCCGAAGGCATCAAAAAAGGTATTGCCAATTCCGTGCTCATCAAGCTCAACCAGATCGGTACGCTCTCTGAGACACTGAAAACCGTGGAAATGGCAAAAACTGCCGGCTACACCTGCATGTTCTCGCACCGTTCAGGAGAAACGGAAGATTCATTCCTTGCGGACATTGCGGTCGCCACGAACGCGGGCCAGCTCAAGACCGGCGCGCCCGCGAGATCGGAACGGCTTGCAAAATACAATCAGTTGCTCCGGATCGGAGAGGAGCTTGGTGCGAAAGCGACTTTCAGAGGGGATCTGCGCTGGTAATCAAGAAAGGAATTATTCATGGTTGAGATTGATATCCCCGGCTTCGGCATGGCGAGGTTGGAGCACCTGGTATCGGACTTTACGGGCACCCTGTCCGTCGACGGCGTACTTCTTCCCAAGGTCGAGGCGCGGCTGAACAAACTGTCCGAGACGATGAAAGTCCACATTCTGACCGCTGACACCTTCGGCAAGGCTCAGACAGCGCTGAAGGACGTAAAGTGCGAGATGCACATTCTGACCGGAGAAAACCACGACATACAGAAAGAAGAGTACGTGAACAAGCTCGGCGCGGAAAGCGTCGTGGCTCTGGGGAACGGCAAAAATGACCGAAAGATGCTCAAGGCAGCGAAGATCGGCATTGCCGTGACCGAAGGTGAAGGATGCGCGGTGGATGCCATCATGGCGGCGGATATTCATGTCAGAGGCGCGCTCGACGGCCTGGAACTTCTGTTAAATACAAAGCGGTGCAAGGCCACGCTGCGGTTTTGATAAAGGGGAGAGCCATGCAAGGATGTCCTTTTTGCTCGATTCGACGGGATACGATGATAGCGCAGGATTCGCTTACGTTTACGGTCAGGGACACGCTCCCCGTGTCTCCTGGACACACGCTCATCCTGCCCAAGCGACATATCGCGTCCATCTTCGAGGCGACAAAGGAAGAAGTGGCAGCGTTGTGGGCGGCCCTGCAGCAGGCTCGAAAGCAGCTTCTCGAAGAGTTCTCTCCTGACGGTTTCAACATCGGCATCAACGACGGCCTTGCCTCGGGTCAGACCATCCTTCATCTGCATATCCACATTATCCCGCGCTACAAAGGCGACATGCCGGACCCGCGCGGCGGCATACGCTGGATTTTTCCGGACAAGGCAGTGTACTGGAAGGATTAATATTTCTGCCTGCGGCCGCATCCCTGCGCATTCTTCCTGTACTACGACATCTGAAACGAATCACGCAGAGCCGTAGCCGGGTGAATGCACGCACGACCGGGACCTTCGCCATGAGGGCCCCGGTTTTCTATTCAGTATGCTGACGATGGTGGCCGTCAGGAACCGCCGCAGCTCGAGCCAGAGCTGATGACTTCTATTCTCACGAAATGAGGGCAGAAGTTTTTTTATGCCCGAAACGGAAATGAATTATGCTGCCCGGGAACGAAATCTTCTCATTCCGGACCGGCATGTGCGGCGAATGCATTTCTGTATCCGTACAAGAACATACCTTTCGTGGTAAGCTATATACAGCCGCTCTTTGTTGGGTGCGGAGGCGCAGGCTTTCCGCGTGGCCATGTATAGCGCGGCAGGGCTCTTCGCATCGCATCAACAAGAAGAGGGCCACGCTCTTCTCTGCCTGGTCGTGCTGGTATCAGCAGCGGCTACGTCAAAGAACCGCGAGCTTCTGGACGGCCGATGGGACAAACACGACACCAAGGATTCCGCGAATGTGGCCGATCTGATTGCCCAGAGTAAATGCCTGTACTTTGACTGCCCGGGAGAAGACCTCAGGTCCCTGCGGGGGTTGATCTCGCTAAAAAGGCGGCTCAAGAAAGAGGAACACGGCCTGAAGGTCCGCATCCGCAACCAGCTTCTTGCACAGTACTTTCCGGAGATGGACCAGCACTTCGGCTCGGTGGTTAGTCTGAACGTGGTAAGCAGAATTTAGCCAGAGCTGGAGAGGAATTGAGCAGAAGAACAATAAAGGCAAAAAGGATTTTTTTCAAAGCATCCTCCGGAGTAAAGGTTTTCAGCGTTTGGGAATGAAATTTCAGGTCTGATGTATCCGAAGCGCCGCCATGGCGGCGCGGAGGACGGAAATAGACGATTGAACGAACAAGGCGGCGAGCGCCAGGCCGACGATAATGTCGGGCCAGCCGGAACCGGAAAGCCATACGCCCAGGGCCGCGAACAGAACCGAAATGTTTGCGATGATGTCGTTGCGCGAACAGAGCCACACCGATTGCATGTTTATATCGTCCGCGCGATGACGCCACAGCAAAAAGAGGCACAAGCCGTTGGCGGCAAGCGCCAGCGCCCCGATGACGCCGATGGCCTCGAAGACCGGAACGCGGGGGAAAAGAATTTTGTAAACCGCCTGCCCGAGAACGAAGAGGCCGAATGCCGCCATGATGCCGCCCTTGAAGAGGGCCGCCATGGCTTTCATTCGCGCGCCGCGGGCAACAACGTAAATACTGAAGCCGTAAACCAGGGCATCGCCCAGCATGTCCAGTGAATCCGCCAGGAGGGACAGCGAACCCGACAAGAAGCCTGCCGCGAGTTCAACCAGGAACATCACGGCATTGATTCCGAGAACGATCTTGAGGGTGGAACTCTGGCGATTGCGAAGCGCATCCAACTCGCATGCTTTATTGTCGCAACAGTTGGCCATGGAACCTCCTTTAGCTATTTTGCTTGACCGAGAAGACAACGATGAAAATAGCGAGCATGATCAAAACAATCGTGCCTCCCGTGGAGAGGTTGAGAAAAAAGGAAGCGAAGATTCCCGAAACAACGGAAAAGAGGGAAATGATCTGGGCAAAGATGATTGTCTTGAAAAAGCTCTTGCGAAACTGAAGCGCGGTGATGACCGGAATGACGATCAGGGCGGCGATCAGAAGTACGCCGACGATCGGTATGGCCAACGACACAGTCAGGGCCGCGAGAATAATCAGAATGGAATTGATCAGGCCCGTGGACACTCCGCTGACCCTGGCGGCTTCTTCGTCAAACGTGATATACACAAGCTCTTTATAATAAAAGGTTATAACGGAAGCCACGCCGACCGCCAGCAGGGAAATGAGGTAAACATCTTTCTTCGACACCGTCACGATGCTGCCGAAGAGATAATTGAACAAATTGGCGTTAAAACCATGGGCCAGGCTTAAGATCACGACCGCGAGCGCCAGGCTGCCTGAAAGAAAAAGTGCCAGGGCCGATTCTCCGTATACCTTTTTTGAACTCCGCAGCCGCTCGATGCCGAGAGAGGCGACGGTTGCCGTGCCGAGGGCGCTCAGGACCGGATTGACGCCGAAAAAAAGGCCGAGCGCTATGCCGGCCAGGGAAACATGAGCGAGCGTATCTGCGATAAGGGAATACCGCCTCAGCACGAGAAAAATACCGATGGCGGGAGCGATCAGCGCGACAACAACGCCGGCTTCCAGGCCTCGTACGATAAAACCATATTGGAAGATGTCCGTCGGCATTTAATGATGGTGATGATGAGTGACGACTTTAACCTTCAACATATCGGCGGACTGGATTTCCCTGAGATATTCTTCGAGCGTGGCATGGCAGGTCAAACCGCGGTCCACGCAGGCGATATGCATCACTTCCTTCGTAATCCGCCCGATGTCGTGAGATACCAGCAAAAGGGTTATTCCCAGTTTATTATTGAGCTTCTGAAGCATTTCATAAAAGCCGGCCTGGGTTTGCGTATCGACGCCGGCCGTCGGCTCGTCCAAAAAAATCACTTCCGGCCGATGGACCAGCGCCCGGGCGAGGAATACGCGCTGCTGCTGGCCGCCCGACAGATCGCCGATCAGCCGGTCCTTGTGCTCAACCATATCAACCTGCTCAAGCGCGTTTTGCACCGCAATCCTGTCCTCCGCGGCCTTCTTGAATAGTCGTATTTTTGCGTGCAATCCCATGGAAACGACTTCGAAGGCGGTGGCCGGAAATTGGGCGTCGAAGTTGATGGCCTTTTGGGGGACATAGCCGATTTTCCGCCACTCCCGGAAATTCTTTATATCCTGCCCGAACAGTTTGACCGATCCCGTCCTGGGACGAAGCAAGCCGAGCATGATTTTGAATAACGTGGTTTTTCCGGCGCCGTTGGGGCCGATGATGCCGATATAGTCGCCCCGATGGATATCGAGCGTGATATTTTCCAAAACGTCGTCGCCGTTATAGGCGAAACTGACGTTTTCGACTTCAATAATATTGTTTGTATGGTCTACTTGCATTGCAATGCCGTTCTTAAATTTGTCAGGTTATTTCGCATTTCCGTGAAATAGTTTTTCCCCTGAGCGATATCCTCGGCGCTTAAACTCTCTATCGGGTTCAATACGAGAGTCTTTGCCCCGACTTCATTGGCGATCGTTTCCGATAGTTTCGGACTTGCCAGACTTTCAATAAAAACGTATTTGACCCTCTTCGCCTTGGCGAATTTCACCAGATCCGCCAGTTGTCGCGGAGAAGGTTCCGCGTCGGGCGCTAATCCGGCAATGGGCACTTGCCTGAGACCATAAGCGGTCGCCAGATATCCGAATGCGGCGTGCGAAGTAACGATATTTTTATCCGGGCAATTGCTTAATCCATGCCGGTATTCCTGATCCAGGTCGGACAATTCTTTTTTCAGTCTATCCGCGTTGGACAGATAGTATTCTTTATTCTCCGGATCACCCCGTATAAAACCCTGAGTAATTTTATCGACGATTTCCTTGGCTATCGGAGGGCTGAGCCAGATATGGGGATCGGTCTTATTCTTCCCCTGCTCAGTTACGCGCTGATTTGCAAGCCCTTCCTCAACGGTTAAGATAACGGTGTTTTTTGAATTGAGGTTATGTTTTATATTGTCGCCCCATGCTTCTATTCCCTCGCCATTCAGGATGAGCAATTTACTGTTTTCCATTTGGGCAAGGTCCTGGGCCGTCGGCTCATAATCGTGCGGCTCTGCGCCCGCAGGGGTTATGTTTATTACCCGTGCTTTTTCTCCTCCTATCCGGCTGGAAAAAAAATAAAGCGGATAAAAACTTGCGGCCACCTGAAGTTTGTCTGATCGGACAGCAGGCCTTTGGAAA
This is a stretch of genomic DNA from Nitrospirota bacterium. It encodes these proteins:
- a CDS encoding DNA mismatch repair protein MutS; the protein is MIFNSILYQKTEESIKQEALEAPVFFADLNLDQIIDAATTGKKEYHLKPFFYASLNNIDSILYRHEIFRDLENSELFGNIRSFAQKMRAMREHHAQANKLYYKYQKESWFLDAVEIYCDAVNVLVHDLSLANVKSRGFLALREYVTKYAVSEHFTSLMAETKKLKTDLASVRYCVLIKTGSFTVRKCKSETDYTAEVEATFEKFKQGAVNDYRAKFTESAEMNHVEAKALDFVAQLYPEIFLRLDDYRWRNIDYLDETIGVFDREIQFYVAWLEFVPLFKQAGLNFCYPRISDTDKEVYDYEGFDLALAHRLIGEKSSIVWNDFYLKGKERIFVVSGPNQGGKTTFARGFGQLHYLACLGCPVPGREARLFLFDRLFTHFEKEETINNLRGKLQDDLVRVHDILSQSTPNSIIIMNEIFTSTTLQDAVFLSEKVMEKIIKLGLLCVWVSFIEELASFSEQTVSMVSTIVPENPALRTFKIIRKRADGLAYAISIAEKYRLTYEHLKERIKS
- a CDS encoding metal ABC transporter ATP-binding protein produces the protein MQVDHTNNIIEVENVSFAYNGDDVLENITLDIHRGDYIGIIGPNGAGKTTLFKIMLGLLRPRTGSVKLFGQDIKNFREWRKIGYVPQKAINFDAQFPATAFEVVSMGLHAKIRLFKKAAEDRIAVQNALEQVDMVEHKDRLIGDLSGGQQQRVFLARALVHRPEVIFLDEPTAGVDTQTQAGFYEMLQKLNNKLGITLLLVSHDIGRITKEVMHIACVDRGLTCHATLEEYLREIQSADMLKVKVVTHHHHH
- a CDS encoding DNA mismatch repair protein MutS — protein: MKAFLMYKDRDFDAKRELPWNAQALTQDLELNTLFDAMALGDKFLLEVARKAVFLSATDPDAIRYRQDILKDCLKNSSTVKEIYNLVVQTLEGEKKVYWGFFTKYPAGILSDSISVMQFFVTMLKQLRAIADDHGQKFDSAGFTTLFTMLKKELTDEYFAGIQDHLRELKFRDGVLISAGLGKGTKGINYILRKSREKEQSKWDRFVAEYLLPRLQDNEHPWLKRLFAHKTPAYTFYLHPRDEAGARALGELRDRGIHLVANALAQSSDHIRGFFMILRTELAFYIGCLNLHEQLSRMGEPLCFPIPLSLEEREHSLRGLYDVCLALKMKRRIVGNDMRAGDKKLVIVTGANQGGKSTFLRSIGLAQLMMQCGMFVPAESLSANVCDGLFTHYKREEDVAMKSGKLDEELSRMSDIVDKMTPNPVILFNESFAATNEREGSELASQIVSALLEKGIKIFFVTHLYTLARGFHDKKPGNAVFLRAERQADGRRTFKLIEGEPLQTSFGADVYKAIFGNAS
- a CDS encoding metal ABC transporter permease codes for the protein MPTDIFQYGFIVRGLEAGVVVALIAPAIGIFLVLRRYSLIADTLAHVSLAGIALGLFFGVNPVLSALGTATVASLGIERLRSSKKVYGESALALFLSGSLALAVVILSLAHGFNANLFNYLFGSIVTVSKKDVYLISLLAVGVASVITFYYKELVYITFDEEAARVSGVSTGLINSILIILAALTVSLAIPIVGVLLIAALIVIPVITALQFRKSFFKTIIFAQIISLFSVVSGIFASFFLNLSTGGTIVLIMLAIFIVVFSVKQNS
- a CDS encoding HAD hydrolase family protein; translation: MVEIDIPGFGMARLEHLVSDFTGTLSVDGVLLPKVEARLNKLSETMKVHILTADTFGKAQTALKDVKCEMHILTGENHDIQKEEYVNKLGAESVVALGNGKNDRKMLKAAKIGIAVTEGEGCAVDAIMAADIHVRGALDGLELLLNTKRCKATLRF
- a CDS encoding zinc ABC transporter substrate-binding protein, encoding MGKIIKISVFLLLAFISAGLLTFISHDFQRPAVRSDKLQVAASFYPLYFFSSRIGGEKARVINITPAGAEPHDYEPTAQDLAQMENSKLLILNGEGIEAWGDNIKHNLNSKNTVILTVEEGLANQRVTEQGKNKTDPHIWLSPPIAKEIVDKITQGFIRGDPENKEYYLSNADRLKKELSDLDQEYRHGLSNCPDKNIVTSHAAFGYLATAYGLRQVPIAGLAPDAEPSPRQLADLVKFAKAKRVKYVFIESLASPKLSETIANEVGAKTLVLNPIESLSAEDIAQGKNYFTEMRNNLTNLRTALQCK
- a CDS encoding cation transporter — translated: MANCCDNKACELDALRNRQSSTLKIVLGINAVMFLVELAAGFLSGSLSLLADSLDMLGDALVYGFSIYVVARGARMKAMAALFKGGIMAAFGLFVLGQAVYKILFPRVPVFEAIGVIGALALAANGLCLFLLWRHRADDINMQSVWLCSRNDIIANISVLFAALGVWLSGSGWPDIIVGLALAALFVQSSISVLRAAMAALRIHQT
- a CDS encoding HIT family protein, translating into MIAQDSLTFTVRDTLPVSPGHTLILPKRHIASIFEATKEEVAALWAALQQARKQLLEEFSPDGFNIGINDGLASGQTILHLHIHIIPRYKGDMPDPRGGIRWIFPDKAVYWKD
- the eno gene encoding phosphopyruvate hydratase gives rise to the protein MLKIKKLVAREILDSRGNPTVEVDVILDNGVMGRAAVPSGASTGSKEAVELRDNDKKRYLGKGVLKAVENVNKVIAPELAGKNPEDQNALDSLMIKLDGTANKGKLGANAILGVSLAVAKAAAQNRGLSVFRYLGGEAATRLPIPFFNILNGGKHADNNVDIQEFMISPVGAESFREALRMAAETYHTLKAVLKSKGLSTAVGDEGGFAPNLSSNEEAIRIIIAAIEKAGYKPGSDISIVLDPAASEFYQDGKYVLKADNSKLTSKEMVGYYANLISKYPIISIEDGLAEDDWDGWQIMTKELGKKIQLTGDDIFVTNPKILAEGIKKGIANSVLIKLNQIGTLSETLKTVEMAKTAGYTCMFSHRSGETEDSFLADIAVATNAGQLKTGAPARSERLAKYNQLLRIGEELGAKATFRGDLRW